Proteins from a single region of Allocatelliglobosispora scoriae:
- a CDS encoding VOC family protein encodes MASQLFAVSFDAIDPPLVARFWSGLLGWQVADDAPDGVELLPADDTGFRIRFHPTREQKAAQNRMHFDLTSSSLAEQQRTVARALELGGRHIDVGQLPDEEHVVLADPEGNEFCVIEPGNNFLADCGFIGALACDGSQEVGYFWSEALGWPLVWDQDQETAIRSPHGGPKITWGGPPLDQRVGTDRLRFGLAPAAPGDQQAEVDRLLALGATRIGTGHDEAGRVAMADPDGNEFSVLTPR; translated from the coding sequence ATGGCCAGTCAACTGTTCGCGGTCAGCTTCGACGCGATCGATCCGCCCCTGGTGGCGCGGTTCTGGTCGGGGCTGCTGGGCTGGCAGGTGGCCGACGACGCACCCGACGGGGTCGAGCTCCTGCCCGCCGATGACACCGGGTTCCGGATCCGGTTCCACCCCACCCGGGAGCAGAAGGCCGCCCAGAACCGGATGCACTTCGATCTGACGAGCTCCTCGCTCGCGGAGCAGCAGCGGACGGTGGCGAGAGCGCTCGAGCTCGGCGGCCGCCACATCGATGTCGGCCAGCTCCCGGACGAGGAGCACGTGGTGCTCGCCGACCCGGAGGGCAACGAGTTCTGCGTCATCGAGCCGGGCAACAACTTCCTCGCCGACTGCGGCTTCATCGGAGCGCTGGCCTGCGACGGTTCGCAGGAGGTCGGCTACTTCTGGAGCGAGGCACTGGGCTGGCCGCTCGTCTGGGACCAGGACCAGGAGACCGCGATCCGCTCGCCGCACGGCGGCCCGAAGATCACCTGGGGCGGTCCCCCGCTGGACCAGAGGGTCGGCACGGACCGGCTGCGCTTCGGCCTCGCTCCGGCCGCCCCCGGCGATCAGCAGGCCGAGGTCGACCGCCTGCTCGCCCTCGGCGCGACGCGGATCGGCACCGGTCACGACGAGGCCGGCCGGGTGGCGATGGCCGACCCCGACGGCAACGAGTTCTCCGTGCTGACACCGCGGTAA
- a CDS encoding TOPRIM nucleotidyl transferase/hydrolase domain-containing protein: MDLDRRRELARRALDGYDSGPDATTRALAGALAKVDDAVALVLVEGLSDQIAVETAAVGRGRDLEAERIVIVPIGGAHAIGRFLTDLGPLAAQVRLSGLCDVREEEIFRRALVAARIGSPGTRADMERLGFHVCVDDLEEELIRAVGATAAEALFDSQGDLKSFRSLQSQPAWRGQDPERQMWRFLRSGSRRSLRYARLLTEAAMSRGALPAPLAALLDDSV; the protein is encoded by the coding sequence ATGGATCTCGACCGACGCCGTGAGCTCGCCCGCCGGGCGCTCGACGGCTACGACAGCGGCCCCGACGCCACGACCCGGGCGCTGGCGGGCGCCCTGGCGAAGGTCGACGACGCGGTGGCCCTGGTCCTGGTCGAGGGGCTCAGCGACCAGATCGCAGTGGAGACCGCGGCGGTCGGCCGCGGCCGGGATCTGGAGGCGGAGCGCATCGTGATCGTGCCGATCGGCGGCGCCCACGCGATCGGCCGCTTCCTGACCGACCTCGGCCCGCTCGCCGCGCAGGTCCGCCTCTCCGGCCTGTGCGACGTACGCGAGGAGGAGATCTTCCGGCGGGCACTCGTCGCCGCCCGGATCGGCTCGCCCGGCACCCGCGCCGACATGGAGCGCCTCGGGTTCCACGTCTGCGTCGACGACCTCGAGGAGGAGCTGATCCGTGCCGTGGGCGCCACCGCGGCCGAAGCCCTCTTCGACTCGCAGGGCGACCTGAAGTCGTTCCGCTCGCTGCAGAGCCAGCCCGCCTGGCGCGGTCAGGACCCGGAGCGGCAGATGTGGCGGTTCCTGCGCAGCGGGTCGCGCCGTAGCCTGCGCTATGCCCGGCTGCTCACCGAGGCGGCGATGAGCCGGGGTGCCCTGCCCGCGCCGCTCGCCGCCCTGCTCGACGATTCCGTCTGA
- a CDS encoding transcriptional regulator, protein MTHPSTAELLVLHAVRVKGFTDTAAVARRFDLDPAMTHEELLDAQARGWVTRSAFADLEGWSLTEAGRRRNETQLREELDTAGARADISAAHEEFLPLNTRAVRLFTAWQLAPGTAPLGGGTDRAELHRRLAAIARELEHLERRLTARLLRFTGYHDRFARALARAAADPIWITNVEVDSGHGVWFELHEDLTATLGIPR, encoded by the coding sequence ATGACCCACCCGTCCACCGCGGAACTCCTCGTGCTGCACGCCGTACGCGTCAAGGGCTTCACCGACACCGCCGCCGTCGCCCGCCGGTTCGACCTCGACCCGGCGATGACCCACGAGGAGCTCCTCGACGCCCAGGCGCGCGGCTGGGTCACCCGGTCGGCCTTCGCCGACCTGGAGGGATGGTCACTGACCGAAGCCGGACGCCGTCGCAACGAGACCCAGCTGCGGGAGGAGCTCGACACCGCGGGCGCCCGCGCCGACATCAGCGCCGCCCATGAGGAGTTCCTGCCGCTCAACACCCGCGCGGTGCGGCTGTTCACCGCCTGGCAGCTCGCCCCGGGCACGGCACCCCTCGGCGGCGGCACGGACCGGGCGGAGCTGCACCGGCGGTTGGCCGCCATCGCCCGCGAGCTCGAACACCTCGAACGGCGGCTCACCGCCCGGCTCCTCCGTTTCACCGGGTACCACGACCGCTTCGCCCGCGCGCTCGCCCGCGCGGCGGCGGATCCGATCTGGATCACCAACGTCGAGGTCGACTCGGGCCACGGCGTCTGGTTCGAACTGCACGAGGACCTCACCGCCACCCTCGGCATCCCGCGCTAG
- a CDS encoding PEP/pyruvate-binding domain-containing protein, producing MSIVALIDADEGCGNKAAGLGVLLRAGLPVPDGFVVTDPDADPGSIAAHLDRLGGAAFAVRSSSRAEDSAEASFAGQLETVLGVAALADVLAAVRRCAASTRTPRTRGYREQLGLGDAEASTPVIVQDLVDADRAGVLFTRDPRTGDDAIVINASWGLGESVVSGAVTPDEVVVPRSGPLRVGIGTKRTRLDRGEHGLVRSPVAVADRTRRCLSPADIEHLAGLGRRCEELFGRPQDVEWAARGSRLWIVQSRPITVLPAEPARAGPADPAAVLLTGTASSPGRATGPVRVVCGVDDFPRVRRGDVLVCHTTDPAWTPLFRVAAAVVTESGGVLSHAAIVAREYAIPAVVGAREAASRLRDGEPVTVDGTLGTVEAAPAEREGRSP from the coding sequence GTGAGCATCGTCGCACTGATCGACGCCGACGAAGGCTGCGGCAACAAGGCGGCCGGGCTCGGCGTCCTGCTGCGCGCCGGCCTGCCGGTGCCGGACGGGTTCGTCGTCACCGACCCGGACGCCGACCCCGGTTCGATCGCCGCGCACCTCGACCGCCTCGGCGGTGCGGCGTTCGCCGTCCGGTCGTCCAGCCGGGCGGAGGACTCGGCCGAGGCGTCGTTCGCCGGGCAGCTGGAGACGGTCCTCGGTGTCGCGGCGCTCGCGGACGTGCTCGCCGCGGTCCGCCGGTGTGCCGCCTCGACGCGGACGCCGCGGACCCGCGGCTACCGCGAGCAGCTGGGCCTGGGCGACGCCGAGGCGAGCACGCCCGTGATCGTGCAGGACCTCGTCGACGCCGACCGCGCCGGGGTGCTTTTCACCCGGGACCCGCGGACCGGCGACGACGCGATCGTGATCAACGCGTCCTGGGGGCTGGGCGAATCGGTGGTCTCCGGCGCCGTCACGCCGGACGAAGTGGTCGTGCCCCGGTCCGGGCCGCTCCGCGTGGGCATCGGCACCAAGCGCACCCGCCTGGACCGCGGCGAGCACGGGCTGGTCCGATCGCCCGTCGCCGTCGCCGACCGGACTCGCCGGTGCCTGTCCCCGGCCGACATCGAGCACCTCGCCGGGCTGGGCCGGCGGTGTGAGGAACTCTTCGGCCGGCCGCAGGACGTCGAGTGGGCGGCACGCGGGAGTCGCCTCTGGATCGTGCAGTCGCGCCCGATCACGGTCCTGCCCGCCGAACCCGCCCGCGCCGGACCGGCCGATCCGGCGGCCGTGCTGCTCACCGGCACCGCCAGCAGCCCCGGTCGCGCCACCGGACCGGTTCGCGTCGTGTGTGGCGTCGATGACTTCCCTCGCGTGCGGCGCGGCGACGTGCTGGTGTGCCACACCACCGACCCGGCCTGGACCCCGCTGTTCCGGGTCGCGGCGGCCGTCGTCACCGAGAGCGGCGGCGTCCTGTCCCACGCGGCGATCGTCGCCCGCGAGTACGCCATCCCCGCCGTCGTCGGTGCGCGGGAAGCCGCGAGCCGGCTGCGCGACGGCGAACCCGTCACGGTCGACGGCACCCTCGGCACCGTCGAGGCCGCACCCGCCGAGCGGGAAGGACGCTCCCCATGA
- a CDS encoding DNA-binding protein has product MDRASADQAAGDAEREARNWLMARGGEDLPRLPWLMAGQPHDAITLIRQALWRADNERTSLDVPPDLYAALALLSAGRSEVDQLEAGLLFVARAEGLTWGQIADALGLRTAQAAQQRYERVSARLATGPQA; this is encoded by the coding sequence GTGGACAGAGCATCAGCGGATCAGGCGGCGGGCGACGCCGAGCGCGAGGCCCGCAACTGGCTGATGGCCCGGGGCGGCGAGGACCTGCCGCGCCTTCCCTGGCTGATGGCGGGCCAGCCGCACGACGCGATCACCCTGATCCGCCAGGCGCTGTGGCGCGCCGACAACGAGAGGACGTCGCTGGACGTACCCCCGGATCTCTATGCGGCGCTCGCGCTGCTCTCCGCGGGCCGCAGCGAGGTCGACCAGCTGGAGGCGGGCCTGCTCTTCGTCGCCCGCGCGGAGGGCCTGACCTGGGGGCAGATCGCCGATGCGCTGGGCCTGCGGACCGCCCAGGCCGCGCAGCAGCGCTATGAGCGCGTCTCGGCCCGGCTCGCCACCGGTCCGCAAGCGTGA
- a CDS encoding ABC transporter permease, with amino-acid sequence MRRLLRDRWASAGAATVLAFLTAAGLAPWLAALGGHDPYTYDLDALDTSGMPVGWGGGIGADHWLGVEPLTGRDLFAIAVHGARTSLLIGVSATAVAVVIGVGVGTTAGYFGGWTDRVISRVIDVLFGFPALIFMIALGAIAPASVPRQLLVIGVIGLFGWPGIARVVRAQTLSLRHRTFVVASVSMGAGPWHVLTRQILPNLTSTIIVYSTIMIPGMIGVQAALSFLGVGLPPPTPDWGALISNAIDWVQTDPMYLAVPGTALFLATLGFNLLGDGLRDILDPRLGAGRARRPLGARR; translated from the coding sequence GTGAGACGGCTCCTGCGCGACCGGTGGGCGTCCGCCGGTGCGGCCACGGTCCTGGCCTTTCTGACCGCGGCCGGGCTCGCACCGTGGCTGGCCGCGCTCGGCGGCCACGACCCATACACCTATGACCTCGACGCCCTCGACACCTCGGGCATGCCGGTCGGCTGGGGCGGCGGCATCGGCGCCGATCACTGGCTCGGGGTGGAGCCGCTGACCGGGCGCGACCTGTTCGCCATCGCGGTCCACGGCGCGCGGACATCGCTGCTGATCGGGGTCAGCGCCACGGCGGTCGCGGTCGTGATCGGCGTGGGCGTCGGGACCACCGCGGGCTACTTCGGCGGCTGGACCGATCGCGTCATCAGCCGGGTGATCGACGTCCTCTTCGGCTTTCCCGCCCTGATCTTCATGATCGCGCTCGGCGCCATCGCCCCGGCGAGCGTGCCGCGGCAGCTGCTCGTCATCGGGGTCATCGGGCTCTTCGGCTGGCCCGGCATCGCCCGGGTCGTCCGCGCGCAGACCCTCTCGCTCCGGCACCGCACCTTCGTCGTGGCGTCGGTGTCGATGGGGGCCGGGCCGTGGCACGTGCTGACCCGCCAGATCCTGCCCAACCTGACCAGCACCATCATCGTCTACAGCACGATCATGATCCCCGGGATGATCGGGGTGCAGGCCGCCCTGTCCTTCCTCGGAGTCGGGCTGCCCCCGCCCACCCCCGACTGGGGAGCCCTGATCAGCAACGCGATCGACTGGGTGCAGACCGATCCGATGTACCTCGCCGTGCCCGGAACCGCGCTCTTCCTCGCCACCCTCGGCTTCAACCTGCTCGGCGACGGCCTGCGCGACATCCTCGACCCCCGACTGGGCGCGGGTCGCGCCAGGAGACCGCTGGGGGCGCGCCGATGA
- a CDS encoding ABC transporter permease, giving the protein MRILRIAAGRLASTLLVLLAVSMLTFAVFYLLPTDPAQLSCGRPCTPERLADARAFMGYDVPVWQQYLDFLSGIVVGREFGSAGAVVRCAAPCFGYSFQLDAPVTELIAERAGVTFSIAIGAAVLWLIIGVGAGVVSAVRRGEAADRAAMTLSVAGVSAPTYLAGLLGIFLFGFTLDMVPVGGYVPLAEDPVQWLWHLVLPWTVLALLSAAVYARLTRGQMLEALGEDYIRTARAKGLSERRVVLRHALRNVLVPVVTVFGLDLGGLLGGAVITERVFSMQGLGALLIDAVGNVDLPLLVGVTLFSAFLIIAANVAVDLVYSALDPRISTETGQ; this is encoded by the coding sequence ATGAGGATCCTGCGGATAGCGGCCGGGCGCCTCGCGTCCACGCTGCTCGTGCTGCTCGCCGTCAGCATGCTGACCTTCGCCGTCTTCTACCTGCTGCCGACGGACCCGGCACAGCTCTCCTGCGGCCGCCCGTGCACCCCCGAACGGCTCGCCGACGCGCGCGCCTTCATGGGCTACGACGTGCCGGTCTGGCAGCAGTACCTCGACTTCCTGTCGGGCATCGTCGTCGGGCGCGAGTTCGGCTCGGCCGGAGCCGTGGTGCGGTGCGCGGCGCCCTGCTTCGGCTACTCCTTCCAGCTCGACGCCCCGGTCACCGAGCTCATCGCCGAGCGGGCCGGGGTGACCTTCTCGATCGCGATCGGCGCGGCCGTGCTGTGGCTGATCATCGGCGTCGGCGCCGGGGTCGTGTCCGCGGTCCGGCGCGGTGAGGCGGCCGACCGGGCGGCGATGACGCTGTCGGTCGCCGGGGTCTCCGCACCCACCTACCTCGCCGGGCTGCTCGGCATCTTCCTCTTCGGATTCACCCTCGACATGGTGCCGGTGGGCGGCTATGTCCCGCTGGCCGAGGATCCGGTGCAGTGGCTGTGGCACCTCGTGCTGCCGTGGACGGTGCTGGCCCTGCTCTCCGCGGCCGTCTACGCCCGGCTCACGCGCGGGCAGATGCTGGAGGCCCTCGGCGAGGACTACATCCGGACGGCGCGCGCCAAAGGGCTGTCCGAACGGCGAGTGGTCCTGCGGCACGCGTTGCGCAACGTGCTCGTACCCGTCGTCACGGTCTTCGGTCTTGATCTCGGCGGTCTGCTCGGCGGCGCGGTCATCACCGAGCGGGTCTTCAGCATGCAGGGCCTCGGCGCCCTGCTCATCGACGCGGTCGGCAACGTCGACCTGCCGCTGCTGGTCGGCGTGACCCTCTTCTCCGCATTCCTCATCATCGCCGCGAACGTCGCCGTGGACCTCGTCTACAGCGCGCTTGACCCCCGGATCTCCACCGAGACCGGCCAGTGA
- a CDS encoding ABC transporter substrate-binding protein has product MRRRHSLSGALALTVLLGLTACNANAAPEQQPPGGSTTVKGGTLTILSSSTTVNLDPAKSQSLAITTLGLVHRRLTSWDIQPGKTAAVVPDLATDAGKPTDGGRTWTYTLREGLKYADGTAITAADVKYGVERSFAPELSGGLGYHKTLLTGGAAYKGPFGGGALASIEAPDARTIVFRLDKPFGDWPWVVSTPAFAPVPKAKEDVQKYGQNPAASGPYQVESYQQGTALKLKRNSYWDAATDPVRTGGPENIVIQLGQDTSVVAQRLIASTGDDRNAFGSSFVPPAQLAQIQSQPDARKRLVTSEAGALEFLALNTRRPALADVRVRQAIRYAVDKKAYQIAAGGEIGGGPATTLITPGIPGRQDYDPYPAGASGDVDKAKQLLAAAGVTALSLTLLVTNDPVRLTKAQAIQQGLTRIGVTVTIKPEDSDTWFSHVTDDLGDYDLALTSWQPDFPSANANIQPLFASSEIGGGGFNLSRYSNAAVDKLIEQASAEIDQTRAQALWVDADKLIQADSPVVPLIYSRNSFLHGSNVANFFIAAFPAYPNYLKVSLNQV; this is encoded by the coding sequence ATGAGGAGACGCCACAGCCTTTCCGGTGCCCTCGCCCTCACGGTGCTGCTGGGGCTGACCGCCTGCAACGCCAACGCGGCGCCCGAGCAGCAGCCGCCGGGAGGGTCCACGACCGTCAAGGGCGGCACACTCACCATCCTGAGCTCGTCGACCACGGTCAACCTCGACCCGGCCAAGAGCCAGAGCCTCGCCATCACCACCCTCGGCCTGGTGCACCGGCGGCTGACCAGCTGGGACATCCAGCCGGGCAAGACCGCCGCCGTCGTCCCGGACCTCGCGACGGACGCGGGCAAGCCGACCGACGGCGGCCGGACCTGGACATACACCCTGCGCGAGGGCCTGAAGTACGCCGACGGGACCGCGATCACCGCCGCCGACGTGAAGTACGGCGTGGAGCGCTCCTTCGCACCGGAGCTCTCCGGCGGCCTGGGCTACCACAAGACGCTCCTCACCGGCGGGGCCGCCTACAAGGGCCCGTTCGGCGGCGGCGCGCTCGCCTCCATCGAGGCCCCGGACGCTCGTACCATCGTCTTCAGGCTGGACAAGCCCTTCGGCGACTGGCCGTGGGTCGTCTCCACCCCGGCGTTCGCCCCCGTGCCCAAGGCGAAGGAGGACGTCCAGAAATACGGCCAGAACCCCGCCGCCTCCGGCCCCTACCAGGTGGAGTCCTACCAGCAGGGCACGGCGCTGAAGCTCAAGCGCAACAGCTACTGGGACGCCGCCACCGACCCCGTCCGCACGGGCGGGCCGGAGAACATCGTCATCCAGCTCGGCCAGGACACCTCGGTCGTCGCGCAGCGGTTGATCGCCAGCACCGGCGACGACAGGAACGCCTTCGGGTCGAGCTTCGTGCCGCCCGCCCAGCTCGCGCAGATCCAGTCCCAGCCCGACGCCAGGAAGCGGCTCGTCACCTCGGAGGCGGGTGCCCTGGAGTTCCTGGCGCTCAACACCAGGCGCCCGGCGCTCGCCGACGTCAGGGTACGCCAGGCCATCCGCTACGCCGTCGACAAGAAGGCATACCAGATCGCCGCGGGCGGGGAGATCGGCGGCGGGCCGGCGACGACCCTCATCACCCCCGGCATTCCGGGCCGGCAGGACTACGACCCCTACCCGGCCGGTGCGTCCGGTGACGTGGACAAGGCGAAGCAGCTGCTCGCGGCGGCCGGCGTCACCGCGCTGTCGCTGACCCTGCTCGTGACGAACGACCCGGTGCGTCTGACCAAGGCGCAGGCCATCCAGCAGGGGCTCACGCGCATCGGCGTCACCGTCACGATCAAGCCGGAGGACTCCGACACCTGGTTCAGCCACGTCACCGACGACCTCGGCGACTACGACCTCGCGCTGACGAGCTGGCAGCCGGACTTCCCGAGCGCCAACGCCAACATCCAGCCGCTGTTCGCCTCGAGCGAGATCGGCGGCGGCGGGTTCAACCTCTCCCGCTACTCCAACGCCGCGGTCGACAAGCTCATCGAGCAGGCGAGTGCCGAGATCGACCAGACCCGGGCGCAGGCCCTGTGGGTCGACGCCGACAAGCTGATCCAGGCGGACTCGCCGGTCGTGCCGCTCATCTACTCCCGCAACTCCTTCCTGCACGGGTCCAATGTGGCCAACTTCTTCATCGCCGCGTTCCCCGCCTACCCCAACTACCTGAAGGTCTCGCTGAACCAGGTATGA
- a CDS encoding dipeptide ABC transporter ATP-binding protein: MSLFAVTDLSISFDVGGRPHQAVRGAGFTLDRGRVLAVVGESGSGKSVTALAALGLLPGTATVSGSIRLDGEELLSASLRRLRQIRGGAIGTVFQEPMSTFNPMYRIGWQLAEAIRVHGSAGRREALSRARELLDTVGIRDTARAAAAYPHELSGGQLQRAAIAMAISNDPALLILDEPTTALDVTVQAGILELLHGLRERTSTAILLITHDMGVVADLADDAVVLRDGEVVEIAEVGDLFAAPRHDYTRALLGAVPRIAPRSHPAPPVDPEPVAAVSVRGVTVDYAGRHQVRAVRQATLSIQDGEIVGLVGESGSGKSTLGRAIVGLVPLAEGQIHLAGTPVAGPRRALRRLRARTGIVFQDPASSLNPQWTVGTSVAEPLYLHTTMSAAARRAKVADLLASVGMDPAFAARHPHQMSGGQRQRAAIARAIALDPALLIADEPTSALDVSVQARILDLLRELQGRLGFACLFISHDLAVVSQLASRVAVMHQGRIVEQGSAEQVLLDPREPYTRRLLAAAPVPDPLRQRRRGRQEVPPRS; encoded by the coding sequence ATGAGCCTCTTCGCGGTCACAGATCTGTCCATCTCGTTCGACGTGGGTGGGCGGCCGCACCAGGCCGTCCGCGGTGCCGGCTTCACGCTGGACCGCGGACGGGTCCTGGCCGTCGTCGGCGAGTCGGGCTCCGGCAAGAGCGTGACGGCGCTCGCCGCGCTCGGGCTGCTGCCCGGCACGGCGACCGTCTCCGGCAGCATCCGGCTCGACGGCGAGGAGCTGCTGTCGGCCTCCCTGCGGCGGCTGCGCCAGATCCGCGGCGGCGCCATCGGCACGGTCTTCCAGGAGCCCATGAGCACCTTCAACCCGATGTACCGCATCGGATGGCAGCTCGCCGAGGCCATCCGGGTCCACGGGTCGGCGGGCCGGCGCGAGGCCCTGAGCCGGGCCCGGGAACTGCTCGACACCGTGGGCATCCGCGACACCGCCCGGGCCGCCGCCGCATACCCGCACGAACTCTCCGGAGGGCAGCTGCAGCGCGCGGCGATCGCCATGGCGATCAGCAACGATCCGGCGCTGCTGATCCTCGACGAGCCGACGACCGCGCTCGACGTCACGGTGCAGGCCGGGATCCTCGAGCTGCTGCACGGACTGCGGGAGCGGACCAGCACGGCGATCCTGCTCATCACCCACGACATGGGTGTCGTGGCCGACCTCGCCGACGACGCGGTGGTGCTGCGCGACGGCGAGGTCGTCGAGATCGCCGAGGTGGGCGACCTGTTCGCCGCGCCCCGCCACGACTACACCAGGGCGCTGCTGGGCGCCGTCCCCCGGATCGCCCCGCGCTCCCACCCCGCGCCGCCGGTCGATCCGGAGCCCGTCGCGGCGGTGTCGGTCCGCGGGGTCACCGTGGACTACGCCGGGCGGCACCAGGTGCGGGCGGTCCGGCAGGCGACACTCTCCATTCAGGATGGTGAGATCGTCGGCCTGGTCGGCGAGTCCGGCTCCGGCAAATCCACCCTCGGCCGCGCGATCGTCGGCCTGGTGCCGCTCGCCGAAGGACAGATCCACCTCGCCGGTACGCCGGTGGCCGGCCCTCGGCGGGCGCTGCGGCGGCTGCGGGCCCGGACCGGCATCGTCTTCCAGGATCCGGCCTCCTCGCTGAATCCCCAGTGGACCGTCGGGACCAGCGTCGCCGAACCGCTCTACCTGCACACCACCATGTCGGCGGCGGCGCGGCGGGCGAAGGTGGCGGACCTGCTCGCCTCGGTGGGGATGGATCCGGCGTTCGCCGCCCGCCATCCGCACCAGATGTCGGGCGGACAGCGCCAGCGCGCGGCGATAGCCCGTGCCATCGCCCTCGACCCGGCCCTGCTCATCGCCGACGAGCCGACCAGCGCGCTCGATGTCTCCGTGCAGGCGCGCATCCTCGACCTGCTGCGCGAGCTGCAGGGGAGGCTCGGATTCGCGTGCCTGTTCATCAGCCACGACCTCGCCGTGGTGAGCCAGCTGGCGAGCCGGGTGGCGGTGATGCACCAGGGCCGCATCGTCGAGCAGGGCTCGGCGGAGCAGGTCCTGCTCGACCCCCGGGAGCCTTACACCCGCCGGCTTCTCGCCGCCGCGCCCGTCCCCGACCCGCTGCGCCAGCGCCGCCGGGGCAGGCAGGAGGTCCCGCCCCGATCCTGA
- a CDS encoding protein kinase domain-containing protein encodes MVRAGTVLAERYRLEQRVGSGGMGEVWRAVDLVLGRTVAVKCLLGGLPDEPVFVDRFRAEARIMATISHPGVVEVHDFGADPAVGVYLVMKYIEGESLAQTLARVGRLSPEATMRLVASAAEALHAAHEKGVTHRDVKPGNLLLRPDGGVLVTDFGIARSAGASAQTATGSLVGTAGYIAPERALGRPATPASDVYALGIVAYRCLAGRLPFAGDSVVEIAMRHVHDEPPPLPPDVPAGVRAIVERAMAKDPAMRWPSGAVLADQARRALAQGPHQHQHRPAAAVIPPEVASATTRPQAVVPVPPPGSMPVPTRSQPARDRHRGGRLLAVVGAGLAVAAVAAVGILLNLPADAQPQSLAASPGAGTPSPAGAGGAVIPVASVGATNPAASPSPAGALPSSAATTSPKASAPTTALAAPGNLTATPISAGTIRLRWKDRSVGESGFTVIDGSTSRDVGPDTTTYDWTGLAPSSYSCFKVRAFNSSGVSAYYPAAQETWVCAISLSGAGPAAPGNLTATAIGTSTIRLQWSDNSSDEDGFTITNGNTSRNTGAGTTAYAWDGLAPGTYMCFKVRAFHSTGVSAYEPAAQSTWVCATTPTA; translated from the coding sequence TTGGTCCGTGCGGGAACGGTGCTGGCTGAGCGGTACCGGCTGGAGCAGCGCGTCGGCAGCGGCGGCATGGGTGAGGTGTGGCGCGCCGTCGATCTGGTGCTGGGCCGCACCGTCGCGGTCAAATGCCTGCTCGGCGGGCTGCCCGACGAACCGGTCTTCGTCGACCGGTTCCGGGCCGAGGCGCGCATCATGGCCACGATCAGCCACCCCGGTGTCGTCGAGGTGCACGACTTCGGCGCCGACCCGGCGGTCGGCGTCTACCTGGTGATGAAGTACATCGAGGGCGAGTCGCTGGCACAGACCCTGGCCCGGGTCGGGCGGCTGAGCCCCGAGGCGACGATGCGGCTCGTCGCCTCGGCCGCCGAGGCGCTGCACGCGGCCCACGAGAAGGGCGTGACGCACCGCGATGTCAAGCCCGGCAATCTGCTGCTGCGCCCGGACGGCGGTGTGCTCGTCACCGACTTCGGCATCGCCCGATCGGCCGGCGCGTCGGCGCAGACCGCGACCGGATCGCTCGTCGGCACCGCCGGGTACATCGCGCCGGAGCGGGCGCTGGGCCGGCCGGCCACCCCCGCATCGGATGTCTACGCGCTCGGCATCGTGGCCTATCGCTGCCTCGCCGGCCGGCTGCCGTTCGCCGGGGACAGCGTGGTGGAGATCGCGATGCGGCACGTCCACGACGAACCGCCACCGCTGCCGCCGGACGTGCCTGCCGGCGTCCGGGCGATCGTGGAGCGGGCGATGGCGAAGGACCCGGCGATGCGCTGGCCCTCCGGCGCCGTCCTCGCCGACCAGGCCCGGCGGGCGCTGGCGCAGGGCCCGCACCAGCACCAGCACCGGCCCGCAGCGGCGGTGATTCCGCCCGAGGTGGCTTCGGCCACCACCCGGCCCCAGGCCGTGGTGCCGGTGCCGCCGCCGGGCTCGATGCCGGTGCCGACCCGCAGCCAGCCCGCTCGCGACCGGCACCGGGGCGGGCGGCTGCTCGCGGTCGTGGGCGCCGGTCTGGCCGTCGCGGCCGTCGCAGCCGTCGGCATCCTCCTCAACCTCCCCGCCGACGCGCAACCGCAGAGCCTCGCGGCGAGCCCGGGCGCCGGCACCCCGAGCCCGGCCGGAGCGGGCGGCGCCGTGATTCCGGTGGCGAGTGTCGGTGCGACGAATCCGGCGGCGAGCCCCAGCCCGGCGGGCGCCCTGCCGAGCTCCGCCGCCACCACCAGCCCGAAGGCGAGCGCACCGACCACGGCGCTCGCGGCACCGGGAAACCTCACGGCGACGCCGATCAGCGCCGGTACGATCCGCCTGCGCTGGAAGGACAGGTCGGTCGGCGAGAGCGGATTCACCGTCATCGACGGCAGCACGTCGCGGGATGTCGGCCCCGACACGACCACCTATGACTGGACCGGCCTGGCACCGTCGAGCTACTCGTGTTTCAAGGTCCGCGCCTTCAACTCGTCCGGCGTCTCGGCCTACTACCCGGCGGCGCAGGAGACATGGGTCTGCGCGATCAGCCTCTCCGGTGCGGGACCGGCGGCGCCGGGCAACCTGACGGCGACGGCGATCGGCACGAGCACGATCCGTCTGCAGTGGAGCGACAACTCCTCCGACGAGGACGGGTTCACCATCACCAACGGCAACACGTCGAGGAACACCGGCGCCGGCACCACGGCGTACGCCTGGGACGGGCTCGCCCCCGGCACGTACATGTGCTTCAAGGTCCGCGCCTTCCACTCCACCGGCGTCTCGGCCTACGAGCCAGCCGCGCAGAGCACCTGGGTCTGCGCGACCACACCGACCGCATAG